One region of Polynucleobacter paneuropaeus genomic DNA includes:
- the acsF gene encoding magnesium-protoporphyrin IX monomethyl ester (oxidative) cyclase, with the protein MNLDSAESMLQSQIPAKGEINESTKMALEDAVLSPRFYTTNFKEMDRISIDSLRPEWDALMAEYEGDNNHDHFQRPADMEKDYSNLHPALYDEFVDFLISSITSEFSGCILYAEIKRKVTNPDMRMLFGYMARDESRHAGFINQWLKDFNIGIDLGFLAKSKKYTYFRPKFIFYATYLSEKIGYARYITIFREMESRPEVRFHPIFLWFERWCNDEFRHGESFALIMRANPKLLQGVNKLWIRFFILAVYATMYVRDHTRIELYKAMKISPTDYDKKVLFITNEIIKQVFPISVNLDDPRFYQCLEEMRALFEKMDVYKKEGGLINKLKTALLGARAGIVFLKLYFMPVQDNALPADVRMIPSW; encoded by the coding sequence ATGAATTTAGATAGCGCAGAAAGTATGTTGCAAAGTCAAATCCCTGCAAAGGGTGAAATTAATGAATCTACCAAGATGGCATTGGAAGATGCTGTATTGAGCCCGCGCTTTTATACAACCAATTTTAAAGAGATGGATCGTATCAGCATTGATTCCTTGCGCCCGGAGTGGGATGCATTGATGGCGGAGTATGAAGGTGACAATAATCATGATCATTTTCAACGTCCTGCAGATATGGAAAAAGATTATTCCAATCTACACCCAGCTTTATATGACGAGTTTGTTGATTTCTTGATCAGCTCCATTACTTCCGAGTTCTCTGGTTGCATTTTGTATGCAGAGATCAAGCGTAAAGTCACTAATCCAGATATGCGCATGTTGTTCGGTTACATGGCTAGAGATGAAAGTCGTCATGCGGGCTTCATTAATCAGTGGCTCAAAGACTTTAATATCGGTATTGATCTAGGTTTTTTGGCGAAATCCAAGAAATATACTTACTTTAGGCCTAAGTTTATTTTTTACGCCACGTATCTCTCCGAGAAGATTGGTTACGCCCGTTACATCACCATTTTCCGGGAGATGGAAAGTCGCCCCGAAGTTCGCTTTCATCCGATCTTTTTATGGTTTGAGCGCTGGTGTAATGACGAGTTTCGCCATGGCGAGTCCTTTGCGCTCATCATGCGCGCCAATCCTAAATTACTTCAAGGTGTTAATAAGTTATGGATTCGTTTCTTCATTCTCGCGGTATATGCCACGATGTATGTTCGTGACCATACCCGGATTGAGCTTTATAAGGCCATGAAGATCTCGCCAACGGATTATGACAAGAAGGTACTTTTTATTACCAACGAAATTATTAAGCAAGTTTTCCCAATTTCTGTGAATTTAGATGACCCCCGTTTCTATCAGTGCCTTGAAGAGATGAGGGCACTGTTCGAAAAGATGGATGTTTATAAAAAAGAGGGTGGCCTCATCAACAAGTTGAAGACGGCTCTTTTAGGTGCTCGTGCTGGCATTGTATTTTTGAAGCTGTATTTCATGCCAGTGCAAGACAATGCCTTACCGGCTGATGTTCGCATGATTCCTTCTTGGTAA
- the puhE gene encoding putative photosynthetic complex assembly protein PuhE has product MNIVWPILYSIFIWWFSTGIILLLNQRDPSTYKNTFWVSGMVLAMALVGLKTSANLDTVAGAYCGFTCAILVWGWQEIGFLFGYVTGPCREPCPESCRGWQKAYLAFKTIQHHEIALVILALAVTMMTWGGSNQTGFWTFIILWLMRQSAKLNIFLGVLNLNERFLPNHLKYIFTYFTCKPMNPLLPISVIGGALCAIPLWQAAFDPNASDFVVASMSLTGAILSLAVLEHILMVVPFSSEGLWKWGMRS; this is encoded by the coding sequence ATGAACATTGTTTGGCCTATTCTCTACTCGATTTTTATCTGGTGGTTTAGTACCGGGATTATTCTGCTCTTAAATCAGCGTGATCCCTCCACTTATAAAAATACTTTTTGGGTAAGTGGCATGGTGCTCGCAATGGCTTTGGTAGGGCTCAAAACCAGTGCTAATTTAGACACAGTCGCTGGCGCGTATTGTGGTTTTACCTGCGCCATTTTGGTTTGGGGCTGGCAAGAAATTGGTTTCTTATTTGGCTATGTCACCGGTCCTTGTCGAGAGCCCTGTCCAGAGAGTTGTCGGGGTTGGCAGAAAGCGTATCTTGCATTTAAGACAATCCAGCATCATGAGATTGCGTTGGTCATTTTGGCTCTAGCCGTGACTATGATGACTTGGGGCGGCTCAAATCAGACTGGATTTTGGACTTTTATAATTCTTTGGCTCATGAGGCAGAGTGCGAAGTTAAATATCTTCTTGGGTGTTTTAAATCTCAATGAGCGCTTCCTGCCCAATCACCTCAAATATATCTTTACTTATTTCACCTGTAAGCCAATGAATCCATTGCTACCGATATCAGTGATCGGCGGTGCTCTTTGTGCAATTCCATTATGGCAAGCTGCGTTCGATCCTAATGCAAGTGATTTCGTGGTTGCCTCAATGTCATTAACTGGCGCTATTTTGTCTTTAGCGGTCTTAGAGCATATTTTGATGGTGGTTCCTTTTTCTAGCGAAGGCTTGTGGAAATGGGGGATGCGATCATAA